CCGACTATCTCTTCGCCAAGGTACGGCCCGTAGACTTCGGCGATATCGAAAAACGTGACGCCCCGGTCATAGGCCGCCCGGATTACCCGGATCGCTTCCTTCGTGTCGATCGGCGGTCCATACATCCCGGCGAAGTTCTGGCAGCCGAGCCCCAGGGCAGACACTTCCAGTGAGCCGAGCATGCGGCGCTGCGTGCTCGACGGGCCTGAATTCGGCGCAGACGGTTTTGGTGTTTTCGCCTGAGCGGTTGAAAGAGGCAGGACAGATGCTGCGCCCACTCCAAGGCCGGCGGCCATGAATCCACGGCGTTTCACGACGGTTCTTCTCCTCTTCGTTCTTTTACTTCAGCTTGGGTTTGCTGAAGGCGGCTGATCGTTGAGCGCGAGAGATTCCGACAGGTCGCGGTAGGCGTGAAACTGGGCCTGCAGGGACGGCGACCTTCTGCTCGGCTGAGGCGATTGTGTAATTCCTGAATCGCTGTGTTGGTCGGCCTGGCCGCTTTCAAGCCACAGTCAGACGATTCGTGACCTGCGATGGGACTGCTTTCGCGGGACTATGCTTTATCTCGCCAAGCCGTCCCCCTGCTCGAATTCAGTTAAGCATCCGCAGACCCGGTGTCGGCTGCTGGAGGGGGTCTCCTTCGTCCAGGGGTCTGCCAGTACCCCCGTAGAGCTCGTAACACGATCTTGTTGGGTTGCCCTGGTCGGGCGTGACTAATCTGGCGATTCGGCTGCTCGTGCTGCTGTGAGTACTTGGCCGTGAATCGTGGATGGCGATTTGTGGGGGATGCGCGGGGCGTCGTAGCCGGAGCCGAGGACCACCGCAACTCTTCGGGTTTGCCTCGTGCCACTGCCCGGCGGCGTTGAGCCGCTCGACGACATCGCGCAGCTGGACGCTGGTGACAGCGGCAAGGCTGACGCCGGGCTGAAGGCGGAGCGCATCCAGCGCCGCAATCCACGACGTGCGGCCGGCCTCCAGCGCGGCCACGACCGAGTAGGCCCGGCCCGGGGTCATCTGGTGCTTGGCATCACCCCGGCAGTAGGTGTGGCAGGAGGAGCGGTTCGGGCAAGTGGCGGCGTCCGGCCGCAGCCAAGGCGAAACGTCGTCCGCCAGGACCAGGCGGCCGACCGCCGCCTTCGACAGCGGCAGCCCGGCATTCGTCCGCCGCAGCCGGTCAACGCCAGGCGTCTCAGCAGGGCGTCGGTGAGCTCGAACAGCGCGTCACCGCGTCAGGGCAGGCAGTCGTAGAAGTCGCTACGGAAGCGTGACAGCGTCGAGAACACCTCATACTGGTCCCCCTGTTGCAGCACACTCTTCTTCTCCACGGCCGCGGTCTGATCAGGTGCGTCCTTGGTGGAGCACATGATCAGGCCGAGGCCACCCGCGTGTCCGGCACAGAGCTGGACGGCGGTCAGCGCTCGATGGCGGCCATGCCGCTCTCGTCGTGGCGCTCACCGACGGGCGGGGTGAGGTTGTTCAGCCGGTCGAGCTGCCCGGTGCTGAGCTCGATGCCGTCGGCCGCGGTGTTCTCCTCGACGCGGGCGGCCCGCTTGGTGCCGGGGATCGGGGCGATGTCGTCGCCCTGCGCGAGGAGCCAGGCCAGGGCGATCTGAGCCGTAGTGGCGTCGACCTCGGTGGCGATGGCCTGGACCTCGTCGACGATGCGCAGGTTGAGCTGGAGGTTCTCGCCGGTGAAGCGCGGGTTGGTCTTGCGCCAGTCGTCGTCGGCGATGTCGTCGGTGGAGCGGAACGTGCCGGTGAGGAAGCCGTGGCCGAGCGGCGAGTAGGGCACCAGGCCGATGCCGAGTTCGCGCAGCAGCGGCAGCAGTTCGGCCTCCAGGTCACGGGTCCACAGCGAGTACTCGGTCTGCAGTGCGGCGACCGGGTGGACGGCGTGGGCGCGGCGGATCGTCTCGCCCCCGGCCTCGGACAGGCCGATGTGGCGGACCTTGCCCTCGGCGACCAGCTCGGCCAGGGCGCCGACGGTCTCCTCGATCGGGGTGTCGGGGTCGACCCGGTGCTGGTAGTACAGGTCGATGTAGTCGGTGCCGAGCCGCTTCAGGGAGCCTTCGACGGCGGTGCGGATGTTCGCCGGGCTGCTGTCGAGGACGTACGGTCCGCCGCCGGCGTGCGAGTACATGCCGAACTTCGTGGCCAGGACGACCTGGTCACGGCGGCCTCGGAGGGCCTGGCCGACCAGTTCCTCATTGATGAACGGCCCGTAGATCTCGGCCGTGTCGAGATGGGTGACGCCCAGGTCCAGTGCCCGGTGGATGGCGCGGATCGACTCGGCGTCATCGGTGCTCGCACCGGAGTAGAAGGCGGACATCCCCATGGCGCCCAGGCCGATCCGGGAGACGTTCAGCCCACCGAGTGAGACGTGCTGCATCAGATAACTCCGTTCTTAGGTTTCCGATTTCCGGGCGCACTCGCCCCTCATCCAGGCAACCACCCGTCGGCCACGACCGGGCCCGCGTACGGGGTACTGCTTTTCGGGGGGTCCGCCAGTGCCCCCTTCCACGACGCCGTCACCGGGGCATGGATCGGGCCGGTACGGCGAGACAGGGGCAGGCCGGTGCCGTCGTGGGCGTGGGTGATGATCTCGGCGGTGATGGAAATGGCCGTTTCCTGGGGTGTGTGGGCGCCCAGGTCGAGCCCTATCGGGGAGTTGAGGCGGGCGAGGTCTGCCTCCGGTACGCCGGTGTCCCGCAGTAGTTCCAGGCGCTGTTCGTGGGTGCGCCGCGAGCCCATGGCCCCGATGTAGCCGACCGGCAGGCTCAGCGCGAGGCGCAGGAGGGGGATGTCGAACTTGGCGTCGTGGGTGAGGACGCAGATGGCGGTACGGGAGTCCACTTCGGTGGCGGCCAGGTACCGGTGCGGCCAGTCGGTCACGACCTCGTCCGCGTGCGGGAAGCGGGCGCGGGTGGCGAAGACAGGACGGGCGTCGCACACGGTGACTCGGTAGCCCAGAAAACGCCCCGCCTCGCTCAGCGCGTCGGCGAAGTCGACGGCACCGAAGATCAGCATGTGGGGAGGCCGGGCACTGGTGTGGACGAGCACCGACAGCCGCTCGGGGCAGGTGTCGGCGTCCCCGCCGACCTCGATCCGGCCGGTGCGGCCGGCCCGCAGCAGCGCACGCGCCTGCGCCGCCACAACCTCGTCCTCGCGTTGCCCGCCCAGGGTTCCGTCGTACGGGCCCTCGGCAGGCACGTAAAGGGTGCCGCCGAGGAGTTCTTCCGGGCTGTCCACGACCTGGGCCACCGCGGCTGGTCGGCCCGCCACCATTTCGGCGAGGGCTGCGGTGAGATGGGGCTGCACCGCGGGATCCACCCGCTGTACCAGGATCTCGATTTCGCCACCGCAGGTCAGGCCCACGGCGAAGGCGTCGGAGTCCGAGTAGCCGAAGCGCGTCAGTACCGGAGCACCGCCGGATTCGAGTGTCTCCCGGCACAGTTCGTAGACCGCTCCCTCCACGCAGCCGCCGGAGACGCTGCCGATCACGTCGCCGTCGGCGCTCACGGCGAGCGCGGTGCCGGGGGGCAGGGGTGCGCTGCCGTTGACGTCGACGACGGTGGCGAGGGCGAAGGGACGGGCTTCCCCGCACCAGGCGTGCAGCGTTTCCGCGATGTTCAGCATGGACGGGTCTTCCTCGAGGACGTGGTGAACGGGCCGCCGCCGCACCGCCGGGGGGACGGAGTTCGCGGCGGCGGCCCTGGTGTGCCCTGCGTGGCGGGGGGTGGCCCGCAGGGCGGTCGTGGCGAGCCTGGTTGCTCAGAGCAGGGCTTCGGCCGTGATGGGCAGGTCGCGGATGCGGCGTCCGGTGGCGTGGAAGACCGCGTTGGTGAGGGCGGCGGCCACCCCGAGCTGGACGACTTCGCCGATGCCCTTGACGCCGATGGGATCGGCCTCGTGGTCCTCCCCGTCGAGGTAGATGGCCTTGAGGTCGGGGATGTCGGCGTTGACGGGGACGAGATAGTTGGCCAGGTCGGCGTTGACGATGCGGCCGTCGCGCTGGTCCATGACCGTGTGCTCCAGCAGGGCTTGCCCGATGCCGCCGACCATGCCGCCCAGGGCCTGGCTGTCGGCGAGCTTGGGGCTGATGACGCGGCCCACGTCGTACACGCCGAGCATCCGCCGCATCCGGACAAGACCGAGGCGGGCGTCGACGGCGACCTCGGTGAACACCGCGCCGTAGGAGTGCACCGAGGCCCGGTGGGACTCTTCGGGGGTGTAGGAGCCGAGCACTTCGAGGTGGGTGCGGTTGTTGCGGGCCAGCAGCCGCTGGTAGGTCTCCCCGCGCGCGGGGTTGTCCTTCACGTACAGCCGCCCGCCGCGTACGACGACGGTGTCGGCGTCGGCGCCGTACAGCGGCGAGTCCTCGTCCTCGACGGCGAGTTCGATCGCCTGCTTGCGCAGCTTGTCGCAGCCGTCCTGGACGGCGGAGCCGACGTTGGCCATGGTCATGGAGCCGCCGTGCGGCGGGGTCACCGGCATGCGGGAGTCGCCGAGACGGAAGGTCACGTTGCGTATGGTCAGGCCGAGGGCGTCGGCGGCGAGCTGGCTCTGGGAGGTGTAGGTGCCGGGACCCATGTCGCTGGTCGCGGCTTCGACCAGAGCCGTGCCGTCGGCGTTGAGCCGGACCGACGCCTGGGCTGCCCAGTAGAGGTGGTGGTAGACGCCGGCGGCCATGCCGGTGCCGATCAGCCAGTCGCCGTCGCGGGTCGAGCGGGGCTTGGGGTTGCGGCGGTGCCAGCCGAACTCGCGGGCGCCGGTGGTGTAGCACTCGCGCAGCCGCCGGGTGGAGAACGGCAGTCCGTTCGACTCGTCCTCGGCCGGCTCGTTGCGCCGGCGCAGCTCGATCGGGTCGATGCCGAGTTCGTGGGCGAGTTCGTCCATCGCCGACTCGACGGCGAAGGAGCCGGTGGCGTAGCCGGGCCCGCGCATCCAGCACGGTGTGTTCACGTCGAGCGACACCGTCCGGTATTCCTGGCGGACGTTGGGGGTGCTGTAGAACATGTTGCCGGGGGCCAGGATGCCCTCTTCCACGAAGTTCTCGTACGTCGAGGTCTCGGCCGTGACGTCGTTGACCATGGCGGTCAGGCGTCCGCGCCGGTCACTGCCCAGGCCCAGCCGGAACTCGTACGTGGGCCGGTAACCGACCCCGAAGTAGAGCTGCTTGCGCGAGAGCACGAGTTTGACCGGGCGGCCCGTCTCACGGGCGGCGACGGCCGCGATCGTGACGTGCGGCCAGGAGCGGATCGCGCCGCCGAACCCGCCGCCGACGAACGGCGAGATGACACGGACCGACTCCTGCGGGATACCGAACACGGCGGCCAGCTCGACCTGCGTGCCGGGCACCCACTGGGTCTTGTCCCACAGGGTCAGCTTGTCCCCGTCCCAGCGGGCGATGGTGGCGTGCGGCTCCATCGGGTTGTGGTGGTTGCGGCCCATCCGGTACGTCACGTCCAGCCGTACAGCGGCGGAGTCGAGCGCCTTGTCCGCGTCACCGCGCGCGTACGTGATCGGCTTCCAGTCCGGGCGGTCGGCCGGGTCGGCCATGTCGGTCGACGGCGGCTGGGCGTCGTAGGAGACCTTCACCAGGCTCGCCGCGTGCTGCGCCGTCTCCAGCGTGGTGGCGACGACGACGGCGATCGGCTGCCCGTGGAAGTGGACCTGGTCGTCCTGGAAGACGTGCAGTCTGTCGCCTTCCAGCGGGTCGATCGAGGCGGGGTTGTCGCGGTAGGCCAGCTTGGGCGCGTTGAGGTGGCTGATCACCTTCAGGACGCCGGGCTGGGCGAGGGCGGCGCGGGTGTCGATGCCGGTGATCCGGCCGCGGGCGACGGTGCTGTCGACGACGACGGCGTGGACCACGCCCTTGATGTCGTGCTCGGCGGCGTATGTCGCCTTCCCGGTCACCTTCAGCCGGCCGTCCACGCGGGAGAGCGGCGCTCCGACGGCTGCCTGCGGCTGGGGGCTCATTTGGTACCTCCTACGACGCGCAGCTGGCGTTCGACGGTCCGTTTCAGCAACTCGACCTTGAAGCGGTTGTGCTCCAAGGGGCGGGCCCCCTCGGCGGCGCGTTCGGCCGCCGCGGCCCACAGGCTTTCCGACGGTCGTTCGCCGATGAGGTGACGCTCGACGGCGGGCAGCTTCCACGGCACGGTGCCGACGCCTCCGGCGGCCACCTTCGCCTCCTGGATCCGCCCGCCGCGTACGTGCAGGGCGACGGCCGCGGAGGTCAGGGCGAACTCGTACGACTGCCGGTCGCGGACCTTCAGATAGCCGGACTTGAGGGGACGGGGGTGGGCCGGGATCTCCACGGCGGTGATCAACTCACCGGGGCGGAGGGCCTGTTCGCGGTTGGGGGTGCTGCCGGGCCGGAGCAGGAAGTCGGCGAAGGGGACGCTGCGTTCCCCGGCCGGGCCGAGCAGGTGGACGGTCGCCTCCAGCGCGGCGAAGGCGACGGCCACGTCCGAGGGGTGGGTGGCCACGCAGTCCGCGGACGTGCCCAGGATCGCGTGCGTACGGTTGAAGCCTTCCAGTGCCGCACAGCCGGAGCCCGGCTCGCGCTTGTTGCAGTTCGCGGTGACGTCACGGAAGTACGTGCACCGGGTGCGCTGCATGATGTTCCCGCCGATGGTGGCCATGTTCCGCAACTGGGCCGACGCGCTCAGCTCCAGCGCCTGCGAGATCACGGGGTAGAGAGTGCGCACCTTGGGATGGGCGGCGGCCTCGGCCATCCGCACCAGGGCGCCGATGCGCAGGCCGCCGCGCTCGGTGACGGTGACCTCCCGCAGGGGCAGAGCCGTGATGTCGACCAGGGTTCTGGGGCGTTCGACGGTCTCGCGCATGAGGTCGACCAGGGTGGTACCGCCGGCGATGTACCGCCCGCCGCGCCGGCCCGCGTCCAGGGCCTCGCGGGTGCTGTCCGCCGTGGTGTAGGAGAAGGGGTACATGGCACTCACTTCCCGTGCGCGGTCTGCTCGACCGCGCGCACGATCTTGACGTAACAGCCGCAGCGGCAGATGTTGCCGCTCATCCACTCCCCGATCTCGTCCTTGGAGCCGGTGTGGCCCTCCTGGATGCAGCCGACGCCGGACATGATCTGGCCAGGGGTGCAGTAGCCGCACTGAAAGGCGTCCTGTTCGATGAACGCCTGCTGCAGCGGGTGCAGTTCGTCGCCGTCGGCCAGACCCTCGATGGTGGTGACCTCGGCGCCCTCCAGCCGTATCGCCAGCGTCAGGCAGGAGTTGACCCGCCGTCCGTCGACCAGGACCGTGCAGGCCCCGCAAGCACCGGCGTTGCAGCCCTTCTTGCTGCCGGTGAGGTCCAGATGCTCTCGCAGCAGATCCAGCAGCGAGGTCCGGTTGTCGACGGTGACGGTGTGCCGCTTGCCGTTGACGGTCAGGGAGACACGGCCGCTGGGCGGCGCGTCAGCGGCGGCCGCCTCCTCGGCGCCCAGGCCGAACGGTCCCGCGACCAGGCCGCCCGCCACTACAGCACCACCGACAGCGGCGGTCGCGGCGACAAACGTGCGTCGGGACGGTTCCGACGGGGGCGTGGCCGGCGGAGGAACAGCTGAATCAGTGACTTCAGTAGACATGCGTACGCTTTCTCCTCGGTGGAAGGTCAACGGCCTTGCTCATCGGCGCATTTGCAGGGGGACTGGCGTCGTCTCCAAGGCGTGGCAACCGGCTGGTCTGCCCGTCGCCCGGCGATGACGGATGCTGCGTCTGCGCATGAGGGCATGCGTCGGCAGGTCAGCTGCACCCATCAGGCGCGCGACCGTCGTTGCCGCTCTGCTCCGGATGCGATCCGGCGCTTGCGTCGCGGGTGTCAGCCGGCGGGGTTGTGTGTCTGTCCGGTGGTGTGGGGGCTGGTGGTGTGCGTGGTGGTCCAGCTGGCGAGGATGTTGAGGGCCTCGGCGGAGGGAGAGGCGGGTTCGGGGGTGTAGATGACGAGGGATTGTTCGAGGTCGCCCTCGACGGCCAGGACTGCGAATTCGAGGGTGAGATCGCCGACGAGCGGGTGGTGCAGGCGTTTGATGCCGGTGGTATGGGCGCGGACGTTGTGATCGGCCCACATGCTGCGGAAGGTGTCGCTGTGCAGGGACAACTCGCCGATCAACTCGGTGAGTTGCGCGTCATCGGGGTGACGGCCGGCGTACAGGCGGAGCCTGGCCACGCACGTCTCGGCCACCTGGTCCCAGTCGGCGTACAGCCTGAAGGCGGCCTCGTCGAGGAAGACGTAGCGGGCGAAGTTGCGCTCGCGGTGGGGCCGGGCTTCAAAGTCCGTGTAGAGAGCGCAGGCGAGCTTGTTGGCGGCCAGGACGTCCAGGCGTCGCCCCTCGATCACCGCGGGGACGCTGAGTGAGTCCAGGGCGCGGTACAGGACCGGGTGGACCCTTTGGGGGGCGAGGGGGCGCTTGCGGCGGGTCCGGGCGGTGGGCTTGGGCTGGGTGAGGGTGAAGAGATGGGCGCGTTCGGTCTCGTCGAGGTGCAGGGCGCGGGCGACCGCGTCCAGGACGGTTTCGGAGACGCCCTGGGTGCGGCCTCGCTCCAGGCGGACGTAGTAGTCGACGCTGACCCCGGCGAGCTGGGCGACTTCCTCGCGGCGCAGCCCCGGCACGCGGCGGGGCCCCGGGTGTGGGGTGAGGCCGGCCTGCTCGGGGGTGATCCGGGCCCGGCGGGTGCGCAGGAACTCACGGATCTCGCTGCTGCGGTCCATGGGACCACCGTAGGACGGCGTTGTGCCCGCCGGAGCCTTGTAAGGGGTACTGGCAGACCCCCCGAAGAGCGGGGCCCGTACGGCGGCGCACGTGGGGACCGCGGGTGGTCGCCTGGACGGCGGGTACTCATGAGCGTGCCCCCATGCCGGCGCTATCGAGGTCGCTGATGCAAAGCCAAGGGAATTCATCGCGCAGCCGATCCGGCCTTGCTGGATGCGCAGTGATGAGCGCGGGCGCCCTGGCCGATGGCAGTTGCTCACCGTCAACGGTCGGCTCGCGCTGACCGGTCAGGGCATACGCGGACGGCGAGTACAGAGGCGGCAGCGGGATCCATCGACGTGGCGGTCACCCTTGACGAAGGCGCGATCACCGACGTCACCGTCACGGTAGCGACATCGAGGTCCTGGCTGGGACGGTTCACGAGCTGGCGTGCCCGGACGGCGTATCCGCCGGTGAGGACAAGCGGGTACGGAGAGCCGAGCGTGATCACGTCCGCAAGAAGCCGCGCGTGCAGCTCCGGCATGTCCATCACGCGGCTGCCCGGGTGCGCGAGGCGAGCTGAAGGAAGGCGTCCTCCCACACCGTGCGCACGGTGCGACCGACCAGAGTGCGCAGCACGGCCACAGCTGGAGAAGCAGGTCCTGGCTGAGGTAGTGGGGAAGGCCATCGCGTAGGCCCTCGTGCAGGACGGTGCCGTACAGGCCCATACGTGGTGACGGTTGCTCATTGGCAGATGCCGCAGTACAGGATGTCGAGCTTGACGTCGTGCGGTCCGACATCGCGGCGCTCGCTGGTGACGGGGCCGAGCGGCTTGCCTGCTTCGTGGGTGCCGAACGCGTTGACAGTGGTGGACACGGTGATTCCGTTTCGCGGATGGCAGGTGATGTCAGGCTTCGGGGATGGCGCGGCCGAAGTCGGCGAGGGTGACGTTCTCCGGCTCGGGACCTCCGCGGCGGCCGGTCTCCAGGCCGTCGAGGGCCTTCAACTCGTCCGCGGTGAGTTCGAAGTCGAAGACGTCGATGTTCTCGGCGATCCGGTGGCGCTTGGTCGACTTGGGGATCACCGAGCGACCCTGCTGGAGGCCCCAGCGCAGCAGCACCTGGGCCGGGCTCTTGCCGTGCGCCTCGGCGATGCGGGTGACGGCCGGGTCGTCAAGGACGCTCCTGCGGTCCTCGCCGTAGCCCGGGTAGAAGGTGATCCCGCCGATGGGGGACCACGCCTGGTTGAGGATGCCGTGCCGGTCGTCGAAGCCGAGTACGGCGCGCTGCTGGAAGTAGGGGTGGATCTCCAACTGGTTGACGGCCGGCACGACGGAGGTCGCGTCGAGCAGCGCCGTCAGGTGATCGACCATGAAGTTGCTGACGCCGATGGCTCGGACCTTGCCGTCGGCCAGGAGCTTTTCCAAGGCGCGGTAGGCGGCGAGGGTCTTGTCGAAGTCCGACGGCAGGGCCTGGTGCAGGATCAGCAGGTCGATCCGGTCGACGCCGAGCTTGGCGGCGCTCTTGTCGAAGCCGTGCAGGGTCTCGTCGTAGCCGTAGTCGCTGATCCAGATCTTGGTCTCGACGAAGATGTCCTCGCGCGGCACCGCGGACTCGCGGATGGCCTGGCCGACCTCGCGTTCGTTGCCGTACGCGGCGGCGGTGTCGATGTGCCGGTAGCCGAGGTCGAGGGCCGCCGTGACGGCCGCCCGGGTCTCGTCCGGCGGGGTCTGGAAGACGCCGAGCCCGAGGACGGGCATCTCGACGCCGTTGTTGAGGGTGAGGGTCTGCATCACAGAGACCTTTCGTTCCGGGTGGCCCGTACGGGCACGATGAGGGTCAGGACGGCCACGACGGCCAGGGCGAGCAGCACGGTGGAGCCGGTCAGGGCCGCGCCCGAGCGGGACGCGATGTCGGCGGCCGCATGGCCGGTGGAGACGGCGGCGGCCACAGCGGTCAGGATGCTCAGGCTCAGCGCGCTGCCGACTTGGTGAACGGTGTTGACCAGGCCCGAGCCGGCCCCCGCGTCCTCAGGGGTGACGCCGTCGACGCCGCTGGAGGTCAGCGGGGCCAGCGCCAGCCCCTGGCCGGCGCCTATGAGCACCATTGGCAACGCCACTCCCGTCAGGTAGGGCGTGTGCAGGTCGAGGCGGCTCAGCCAGGCCATGCCCACCGTGGTCAGAGCGATTCCGGCGGCGAGCACCCGCGGCCTGCCGAACCTCTCCAGCAGCCGCGGCACCCGGACGGCGAAGACGAAGTTGACCAGCGTCATCGGCAGGAAGGAGAGCCCGGCCTGCAACGGCGTCCGGTGGTAGACACTCTGCACGAACTGCGCGGTGAAGAAGAAGAACCCCATCATCGCGCCCATGTAGAGCATCCGGGTGACGTAGGCGCCGCTGCGCTCCCGGCTCGCGAACAGCCGCAACGGAACGATCGGCTGCGCGGCCCGCCGCTCCACCTGCACGAACAGGCCCAGCATCACCGCACCGGCCCCCAGGGGGAGCAGGGTGGCAGAAGCCGTCCAGCCGAGGTCGGCCGCATCGACGATCCCCAGGACCAGGGCGGTCGAGCCCAGCGTCGCCAGCAGAGCCCCGGTGATGTCGAAGCGGCCCCGTCGGCGGTCGGTCTCGGGCAGGAACCGCAGGGCCAGCACCATCATCACGATGCCGATCGGCACGTTGAGGAAGAACCCGGCCCGCCACGAGACCAGGTCGGCGACGAGCCCCCCGACGACCAGGCCGAAGGCCGCACCGAGACCGGCCACAGCACTGTAGGCGGCCATGGCCCGGTTGCGGGACCGGCCCTCGGCGAAACTGCGCGTGAGCAGAGACAGCGCGGAGGGAGCCAGCACCGCCGCCCCGACGCCCTGGAGCGCCCGCGCGGCGATCAGCCACCATGCGGTCTGCGCGGCGCCCACCAGGAGCGAGGCCAGCGAGAAGGCGATCAGCGACAACAGGAAGACCCTGCGGTGTCCGAACAGGTCACCGGCTCGCGCTCCCAGGAGCAGCAGCCCGCCGAAGACCAGGACGTAGGCATTGGTGATCCAGGACAGGCCGGTCTCGGAGAAGCCCATGTCGGACCGGATCTGTGGCAGCCCGGTGAACACGATGGAGTTGTCCAGGATGACCATGAAGTAGCTGACGCAGATGATCGCGAGGATCAGTGTCGAGCGGGCCGGGGACCCGCGCTGCTCGCACCGGTCCGGGCGCGTCGCGGGGACGGCGTGGTGACCCCTGGGTCGCTCGGCACACGGGGGGTTGCCCGGACGGCTCGGGTCGGCGACGTGCCCGGCACGGACGTCGCCGGCCTCGCATGTGGGTGCTGCGCGCACGGTGTTCCTTCGAGTCGGCTGTGAGTTCAGGCCCGGTCTCGGACCGCCACTTCTGGCCTTCCCCAGGTAACTGCACGTCGGCCCACGAGTGGGAGTCACTGCTCTTCCAGGTACTGGCAGTACCTCGCAGGCCGGCTCGGACAGACCTAACGTGATGGTTTCGGCACGACACGCAGGACGATCAAAAGGAGGTCGCAGTGCCCCCGGCTCCGGCATCCACACCAGCCCGTCGGCTGAGCCGCACCGTCTGTCCCGCGCCGCCCTCCCGCTTCGGCGACGTCCTGCGCGACGGCGCACGGGCCCAGCTCGGGGCGAGCACGCTCCACACCGATCCGCGCCCGCCGCTGTCCGCCGTAGGCGCGGCCGACGACAACACCAGGATCTGAGCATGGCCGACAGAACCAAGAAGGACCTCGCCCCCGAAGTGCGCGAGTTCCTGAGCACCCGACGGGCGCGGCTCACCCCGCAGCAGGCCGGGCTCCCGGTCTACGGCGGAAAGCGACGCGTGGCGGGGCTGCGTCGCGAGGAGGTCGCCCTGCTCGCGGGAATGAGTGTGGACTACTACGTCCGGCTCGAGCGCGGGAACCTCAGCGGTGCCTCGGACTCGGTGCTCGAAGCCCTCGCGCACGCACTGCAACTCGACGAGGCCGAGCGCACCCACCTCTACGACCTGGCCCGTGCGGCGGCACCGTCGGGCCGACGCCCCACGGCGACCGCCTCCCGGGTACGGCCGACGATCCTGCGCCTGCTCGACTCCATGGCCGATGTGCCGGCCTATGTACGCAACGCCCACTTCGACATCCTGGCTGCCAACACCCTGGGGCGGGCAATGTACGCGCCGATCTACGACTCACCGCTGTTCGCGCAACGCGGGCCGGTCAACAGCGCCCGCTTCATGTTCCTGGACCCCGCGAGCAGGGAATTCTGGGCCGACTGGGACAAGGGGGCCGACGACGCGGTCGCCTTCCTGCGCACCGAGACCGGCCGCGCACCGCACGACAAGGCGCTGACCGACCTGGTCGGGGAGCTGACCACCAGGAGCGACGACTTCGCACGCCGCTGGGCCCGCCACGACGTGAAGTTCCACCGCTCGGGCGTGAAGAACCTGCACCATCCGCTGGTCGGCGATCTCGCCCTGCCCTACGAGGCGATGGACCTGCCGTCCGACCCTGGACTCCGCCTCAACTTCTACACACCCGAACCGGACTCCCGGGAGCAGGAGGCTCTCGGCCTCCTCGCCAGCTGGGCGGGCACCG
This region of Streptomyces caelestis genomic DNA includes:
- a CDS encoding aldo/keto reductase produces the protein MQHVSLGGLNVSRIGLGAMGMSAFYSGASTDDAESIRAIHRALDLGVTHLDTAEIYGPFINEELVGQALRGRRDQVVLATKFGMYSHAGGGPYVLDSSPANIRTAVEGSLKRLGTDYIDLYYQHRVDPDTPIEETVGALAELVAEGKVRHIGLSEAGGETIRRAHAVHPVAALQTEYSLWTRDLEAELLPLLRELGIGLVPYSPLGHGFLTGTFRSTDDIADDDWRKTNPRFTGENLQLNLRIVDEVQAIATEVDATTAQIALAWLLAQGDDIAPIPGTKRAARVEENTAADGIELSTGQLDRLNNLTPPVGERHDESGMAAIER
- a CDS encoding XdhC family protein, giving the protein MLNIAETLHAWCGEARPFALATVVDVNGSAPLPPGTALAVSADGDVIGSVSGGCVEGAVYELCRETLESGGAPVLTRFGYSDSDAFAVGLTCGGEIEILVQRVDPAVQPHLTAALAEMVAGRPAAVAQVVDSPEELLGGTLYVPAEGPYDGTLGGQREDEVVAAQARALLRAGRTGRIEVGGDADTCPERLSVLVHTSARPPHMLIFGAVDFADALSEAGRFLGYRVTVCDARPVFATRARFPHADEVVTDWPHRYLAATEVDSRTAICVLTHDAKFDIPLLRLALSLPVGYIGAMGSRRTHEQRLELLRDTGVPEADLARLNSPIGLDLGAHTPQETAISITAEIITHAHDGTGLPLSRRTGPIHAPVTASWKGALADPPKSSTPYAGPVVADGWLPG
- a CDS encoding xanthine dehydrogenase family protein molybdopterin-binding subunit, producing the protein MSPQPQAAVGAPLSRVDGRLKVTGKATYAAEHDIKGVVHAVVVDSTVARGRITGIDTRAALAQPGVLKVISHLNAPKLAYRDNPASIDPLEGDRLHVFQDDQVHFHGQPIAVVVATTLETAQHAASLVKVSYDAQPPSTDMADPADRPDWKPITYARGDADKALDSAAVRLDVTYRMGRNHHNPMEPHATIARWDGDKLTLWDKTQWVPGTQVELAAVFGIPQESVRVISPFVGGGFGGAIRSWPHVTIAAVAARETGRPVKLVLSRKQLYFGVGYRPTYEFRLGLGSDRRGRLTAMVNDVTAETSTYENFVEEGILAPGNMFYSTPNVRQEYRTVSLDVNTPCWMRGPGYATGSFAVESAMDELAHELGIDPIELRRRNEPAEDESNGLPFSTRRLRECYTTGAREFGWHRRNPKPRSTRDGDWLIGTGMAAGVYHHLYWAAQASVRLNADGTALVEAATSDMGPGTYTSQSQLAADALGLTIRNVTFRLGDSRMPVTPPHGGSMTMANVGSAVQDGCDKLRKQAIELAVEDEDSPLYGADADTVVVRGGRLYVKDNPARGETYQRLLARNNRTHLEVLGSYTPEESHRASVHSYGAVFTEVAVDARLGLVRMRRMLGVYDVGRVISPKLADSQALGGMVGGIGQALLEHTVMDQRDGRIVNADLANYLVPVNADIPDLKAIYLDGEDHEADPIGVKGIGEVVQLGVAAALTNAVFHATGRRIRDLPITAEALL
- a CDS encoding FAD binding domain-containing protein; the encoded protein is MYPFSYTTADSTREALDAGRRGGRYIAGGTTLVDLMRETVERPRTLVDITALPLREVTVTERGGLRIGALVRMAEAAAHPKVRTLYPVISQALELSASAQLRNMATIGGNIMQRTRCTYFRDVTANCNKREPGSGCAALEGFNRTHAILGTSADCVATHPSDVAVAFAALEATVHLLGPAGERSVPFADFLLRPGSTPNREQALRPGELITAVEIPAHPRPLKSGYLKVRDRQSYEFALTSAAVALHVRGGRIQEAKVAAGGVGTVPWKLPAVERHLIGERPSESLWAAAAERAAEGARPLEHNRFKVELLKRTVERQLRVVGGTK
- a CDS encoding (2Fe-2S)-binding protein produces the protein MSTEVTDSAVPPPATPPSEPSRRTFVAATAAVGGAVVAGGLVAGPFGLGAEEAAAADAPPSGRVSLTVNGKRHTVTVDNRTSLLDLLREHLDLTGSKKGCNAGACGACTVLVDGRRVNSCLTLAIRLEGAEVTTIEGLADGDELHPLQQAFIEQDAFQCGYCTPGQIMSGVGCIQEGHTGSKDEIGEWMSGNICRCGCYVKIVRAVEQTAHGK
- a CDS encoding helix-turn-helix transcriptional regulator gives rise to the protein MDRSSEIREFLRTRRARITPEQAGLTPHPGPRRVPGLRREEVAQLAGVSVDYYVRLERGRTQGVSETVLDAVARALHLDETERAHLFTLTQPKPTARTRRKRPLAPQRVHPVLYRALDSLSVPAVIEGRRLDVLAANKLACALYTDFEARPHRERNFARYVFLDEAAFRLYADWDQVAETCVARLRLYAGRHPDDAQLTELIGELSLHSDTFRSMWADHNVRAHTTGIKRLHHPLVGDLTLEFAVLAVEGDLEQSLVIYTPEPASPSAEALNILASWTTTHTTSPHTTGQTHNPAG